A window of Kribbella voronezhensis genomic DNA:
TCGGTACGACGGCGGGCCGCTACCTGCGCGACCGGTTCGTCCTGATGATCCCGGTGATCGGTGGGACCGTGCGGTTCGCGCTGGTGGAGCGGTTCTGCCGGATCCTGTCGTCGATGGTCAGTGCCGGCGTGCAACTGCCCCAGGCGCTACGGGTCGCCACTGGATCGCTGCCCAACAAGGTGTTCCGGCACTCGCTGTCCGGCGTACTGGAGGCGATGCTGCAAGGGGAAGGGCTCGCCAAGCCGTTGGCGGCCACCGGGTTGTTCCCGCCCACTGCTGCGGAGATGTTGCGAGTGGGGGAGGAGACCGGGACGCTGGACAACCAGCTGGAGGTCACCGCGCAGTACTACGAGGGCGAGCTGGACTACAAGCTGAAGAAGCTGATCGGACTCTTCGAGCCGGTCGTCATCATCGTGATGGGTGTAGTGGTCGGCTTCGTCGCCGTCGCCCTGGTCTCCGCGATGTACGGCGTCTTCCGGCAGGTGCAGGGCTGATGCGCGAACGCGGGGAGAGCCTGCTGGAACTGGTGGTGGCGGTCGCCTTGATGGGAGTGGCCGTCGTCGCGGTGATGTCCGGGCTGACCACGACAGTGCTGATGTCCGACGTCCAGCGTAAGCAGGCGACGGTGGGAGTCGTAGTACGCGACTATGCCGAGGCGCTGCAGCAGTACGTTGCTGCGGGCCACTATGTTGCTTGTGGTTCGTCGTACAGCGTTCCGGACTTCGTTGCCCCACAGGGCTTTTCGGCGAAGGTTGTTGCCGGGTCCGTGCAGTACTGGTCGATCGGACTGACCTGGTTGCCGCTCTGCCTGCTCGACAACGGGCTGCAGCGGGTACGGGTCCTGGCGACGAGCGCGGATGGGCGAGCCTCGGAGTACGTGTACGTCGTACTGCGGAGGCCGTGCGGCGTGGAGGATCCCCCGTGCGGCTGAAACGAGGGGAGCGCGGCTTCACCCTGGTCGAGTTGCTGATCACCATTTCGCTGATGGGCGTGATCACCCTGGCGCTGGGAGACCTGCTGATCAGTGCACTCCGGGAGATGAGCGCTACCTCGGACCGCATGGACCTGGCGCAGGATGCACAGCTCGGTGCCGCCTACTTCGCCCAGGATGTGGCAGCGGTTGGATTGCGGGACTACACAGCGGGCGCGGTCGACTCCACGCTGCCCTTCAAGGAGTCGGTGCAGGTGAACGCCGCCGCCGATGCCGGTGGCGCGACCTGCGGCCCGCTCCCGACCTCCGTACTACGCCTGCTCTCGGACGACTGGTCGATCGCGGCCACCCGGCGTACTGCTGTGGTCGCCTACTACCTGCAAGGCGGAGACCTGCACCGGGCAACCTGCATCAGCCCGGCGACTGTCCCGGCGAGCGACGTGGTGGTCGTGCAGAACGTCGTACCGGCCAGCGTCTCGGTCACCTGCTCCACGTCCTGCACTGCGCTCCCGGTACCGGTCGCGATCACGCTGCACCTGGTGGCGAACAAGCCGACCATCGGCGACTACGCGATCGCACTGAGCGGCCTGAGGAGACAGTCGTGAGGAGGCGTCGCAGAGACGAGCACGGTGCTTCCCTACTGCTGGTCCTGGTGGTGATCAGTGTTGTCGCGGTAGCTCTCTCGGCGCTGCTCACCAGAGCCGACTCTGCTCAGAAGGTCACTGCAGCCCTTCGTGAGCAGGCATTCAACTCGTACACGGCAGATGGAGCACTGCAAGCAGCGGTCAACAACCTGCGCAACAGCAGCTACAACGGCGAGTCCGGTCAGCACTGCTTCGGTCTGTCGGACACGCTGTCGCTACCGACCTTCACACCAGCTCGCAACCTGCTGGACCTTCCCGACTCCGCAGCCGTGACCTGTACTGCGGACCCGAAGCAGGTGGTCGTTCAGTGCGCCGGGTCGGACTGCAATCGCCCCGACAACGCGATCCTCACCGTCGGCCGCGTCCCGGGGGAGGACGGCATCTCGATCGATCAGCCGGCCGACTCGACCCTGCGGATCCACGGTGACGTGTTCTCCAACTCCACTGTCGACGTCTCAGCCGGCCAACTCAGCGCCAGCGGCGGTGTGTCCGCACGAGGCCTTTGCTCGGGCACACTGCTCGGTACTGCGGTCTGCAACCTCGGGCTCGGCACATTGCCGGCCGGCGACGACCCTGGCTACTCCTCGGTACTGACCTCGGCGCCTGTGCATCGGAACCTCCCCACCTGCACCACCGCGAACTCGGTCGTCACCTTCCTGCCCGGGTACTACGACGACGCCGTCGGGCTGAGCCGGATGATGAAGGCGGACAGCCCTTGTCACGGCAGCACGTGGTGGTTCAAGCCGGGCGCCTACTACTTCGACTTCCACAACACGGCGAACCCGCTGCTGGACACCGGCTCCCACGTCTGGACCGTCGACGACGGCAACCTGGTCGCCGGGACACCGGTGAACGCATCCGGAGCGCCACTGGCGACCCCGCCCGTGCCGGCGGTGATTCCCGGCGCATGCGCATCGCCGCTCACCGGCGCCACGGGCGGGGTGCAGTTCGTCTTCGGCGGAGACAGCCGACTGGTCATCGGGAGCGGTCGTGCCGAGTTGTGTGGCAGCTACTCGTCCTCGAAACCTCCCGTCGCTCTCTACGGCCTCACCTCCGGGGACGCGGCGGTGACCGACCGAACCGGCGCCAGCGCGTTGACGCCGACAACGGTGTCCTTGCTGACTCCGTTCCTGCTGACAGCTACTCCGAGCCGGCTGTCGACGGTCGACGGCGTCGCCGCTACCTGGAAGAGCACCAAGGTCGACGACAGCGCAGTGCTCCCCTTGAGCGGTTTCGCGGCTGGTGCGGTTCCTACGGGATCGGTACTCGAGTCGGCGGCCCTGAAGATCACGCATCGGCACAAGGATCCGGCGACGACCGACAAGCTGGCCGTGTCCGTGGATGTCGGGTCGGGACAACCCCTGAGCGTCACGGCCGGCGGATTGCCAGGCGGATCGGCGTACGGGACCGAGACCTTGCCGTTGGACGCCGCGCGGACCGGGTCGTTGGCGGCGGCGATCTACGCGGGGACCTTCACCGGGGCGAGTCTCACGCTGACCGCTGGGCTCGCGGTGAAGGACGACGTCGAGGACATCGACGCAGTACGGCTGGAGCTCACCTACACGCCACCCGCGCTCCGGAAGGCCTCCGGTTGCGTCGTGGACGGCCCGTACGACGGTAGTGGGAGCGCCTGCGCGCTCGTGCGCGCCACTGGGCGGTTCTCCGTGGCAGGGACTGTCTATGCACCGGCGGGGGCAGTGGACCTCACCATCGACTCGGACGGCACCGGTTTCCGGGCTGGTGGCGTCGTCCGTGCTTTGAAGGTGGCTGTGACGGGAAAGGTCACCGGTGTGCCGTTCGATCTTCCCGACGACTCACCTGGGTTCAGCTTCGCGCTGCACCTCAAGGCGTACGTCTGCCCGCGGTCGGTGCTCTGCCTGCCGAGCGGGCGCCCGGCACTGCAGGCCAAGATCGGCCTGGTCGACGCCGACCCGTCCTCGCCCGTCCCCGGCCGCCGCAAAGTCACAGTGCTCGCGTGGTGGCGTCCAGGCTGATCCGGCTGGGCTCTATCGCCACGGGACAGGTTTATCTAGGTTGGTCTACGGGGGAACGACATGAACGAGCAGGTCAGGGTGGTCGTCGCTGACGGCCACACACTGGTTCGGTACGGCCTCAGCGGGCTGGTTGCCACCGAACCGGACATCGAAGTCGTCGGTAGCACCGGCCTGGGGCGGGAAGCAGTGAGCATCGTGGCCACCGTGCGCCCGGACGTCCTCGTCCTGGACGTCGTACTGCCGGACACGGACGGCCTCCAGCTCGCCTCCGAACTCAGAAGCCGGTACGCCGACCTCGGCATCGTGCTGCTGGCGTCGAACGGCCAGGACGATGTGCTGTTCGAAGCACTCGCCTCGGGTGTCTCCGCCTTCGTCACGAGAGCAGCTCCGGCCGACGAGGTGCTGGCCGCGATCCGGCACGCGGCCGTAGCGCCCGTCTCCTTCACCGCGACCGGTCTGGCCAGCGCGATGGAGCGCCGCGAACTCGCCGCCAACCAGCATTTCCTCAGCCGCCGGGAGGCCGAGGTGCTGGCCCTGCTGGGTGAGGGTCTCTCGGTCCGGGCGATCGCGACCAGGCTCTGCGTCAGCCTCTCCACCGCCAAGACCTACGTGGCCCGCCTGTACGAGAAGCTGGGCGCCTCCAACCGGGCCCAGGCGATCATGGCCGCCATGGAGCGGGATCTCCTCGCAGCCAAGCACTAGTCGGCTACTGTCTCCCGAACCCCCGCTTGTTCGAGAGGCCACGATGCACGACTCGTCCGACACCCAGCCGGCGCCGAACCCGGATCCGCCGGAGCAGGCGCTGGACCGACGGGTCGTAGTACTGGTCGTGCCTGCCGTGGGCACCTGGGCTCCGCCCGGCCGCTCGCCTGAGACCTGGCGTCTTGCTCTTGCCGAGGACACCTATGAGGTGCTGGCTTCGCTGGACCGGGTGGACGTGGCAGTCGCCGTCGTCGGTGGAGACGAGTCCTCCGTCGCCGACATCTCCGCTCTGACCTGGCCGGGGACGGCCGTCTACTCGGTCGATCCCACTCGCCCTGTCCTCGACGCGTTGTCAGGGGTCGGTCCCGCGGCCGCCGCCGTCGCGGTCTCGTACGACGCTCCCGATCTCCCGGGCCTCCTCATCGGCAAACTCTTCCGGGCTCTTTCGAGCGCCGACCTCGCCGTCTGTCCCGCCGAAGACGGCAGCCAGGTCGCCATCGGCGTCAATTTCCCGGTGGCGCCCTGGGTCGCGTCAGCCGCGCCGACCTTCGACACCTCGCTGGCAGAGCTGGAGCGGCTCAAGCCACGACGGCACGCGGTGGCGATCGGCCCGGGCTGGCACAGACTGCGGTCGGCTGGTGACATTGCGCGACTGGATCCGGGCCTGGAGGGCTGGGATGCGACTCGCGCCGTACTTCGAGGTGCTTGAGGCGTCACCTTCTGCGTTCCGGCTCGTTTCATCTGCAACGGGACCTGGGGGTGTCCTCGAGGTCGTCGTCGTGACTGGAGCTGTCGGTGCCGTTCAGGGGCGGTGAGATCGGCAGTCCCGGAGACGGGGAACGACGACGACCCGGGGGACCACAATCAGACGTGTGCGGACCGGACCACAGGGACCGGTCCGCACACCCCTAGACAGCGCTTTTCACCAGATCTCTGACCGTCTGGTCGACACCGTCCGGCAGGGCGTCGACGCCGAACCAGGACAGGTCGTGCGACTCGTCGCTGACCACGTACTGCGTGCCTGCCGTCGTCGTCACCAGGTACTGGACGTCCAGGTGAAACGCGCCCCGGCACCCGCCGGCGGTCAACTCATGGCGGGACAGCAGCAGCGGCTCCGCGCCGATGACGAGACCCGTCAACCCCGACTCCTCGGTTGCCTCGCGCAACGCGGCACCGGCCAGCGTCGTGTCGCCCGGCTCGCAGTGCCCGCCGAGCTGCAGCCAGCGATTCACAGTCTTGTGCAGCGTGAGCAGCACCCTGGACCCGGACTGATCCAGGACCAGGGCGCTTGCGGTCACGTGGTCGGGCCGGCAGCTTCGCCACATGCCGTCCGGATACTGCGCGAGATGCTTGAGGTAGTGCTCCCGCAGTTCGGCCTGCTCGGCGTCGGGCGGGGTCCACGCGGTCAGCGTGGCCGTGGCGTCGTCATGCAGCGTCACTTGCCGGCGTTGCCCTCCTCGTTGCCTTCGTCATCTTTCGGTGCGTCGTCGGCGGCATCCTCGGCCGGCAGGAAGTCGGTGATGTCGATGTCGGCCAGCTCGCCCGCGTGCTGGGCGAAGCCGATCGGGTCGTCCAGATCGGTGGCGCTCGGCAACAAATCGGGGTGGGACCACAGCTCGTCCCGCCCGTCGACCCCACGAGCATCCCGTACTGCGGCCCACAGGTTCGCCGCGTCACGGAGGCGCCGGGGCCGGAGTTGCAGACCGACCAGGGTGGCGAACGTCTGCTCAGCAGGGCCGCCCGCCGCGCGACGCCGGCGTACGGTCTCGGCGAGCTGCACCGCGGCCGGCATCCGGTCCTTGGTGGCTTCGCGGACCACGTCGTCGACCCAGCCTTCGACCAGCGCGAGCGCGGTCTCCAGCCGGACCAGCGCGGCCTTCTGCTGCTCGGAGTCCTCCGGCTCGAACAGCCCGCCGGCTAGCGCCTCCTGCAGCGCCTCCGGGTTCTGCATGTCGACGTCAGCCATGGCCGCCTCGATCTTGCCGGAGTCGACCTCGATCCCGGCCGCGTAGTCGGCTACCGCGGCGAACAAGTGCTGGCGTAGCCACGGCACCCCGGCGAACAGCCGTTGATGTGCGCATTCACGCAGCGCCAGATAGAGCCGGACGTCCTCGTCGGTGAGCTCGAGGCCCTCCGCGAACTTCGCCACGTTGTCCGGCAGCAGCACCGCCTGACCGGCGGGTCCGAGCGGCAGGCCGATGTCGGACGAGCTGACGACCTCGCCGGCCAGCTCGCCCAGACCCTGGCCGACCTGCGCGCCGAAGATCGAGCCGCCGAGCTGGCGGAGCATGCCCGCCATCGGGCCGGCCAGCTGCTGGGCCTCCGCGGGCAGCGCGCCGCCCATCGCACCGGCGACGTGCTCGGCCACCGGGTCGACGACGGTCTGCCACACCGGCAGGGTGTTCTCGACCCACTCGGCACGGCTCCAGGCCGCGGACGTGGTGGTTGCCTCGGGCAGCGTGGTGACCGGGTCGAGCCAGTGCTCGGCCAGCCGGACCGCGTCGGCGACCCGGTCGCTGTCGGTCGGTGTCACGGAGCGGTCCCCGGCGGCGGAGACGGTCTTGCGCGCGATGTCCTTGGCCAGGTCCCAGTTCACCGGCTTGCCGTCGGTCGATCCGCTGAGCAGCTGCTGGACCTGAGCGAAGATCGCGTTCAGGTCGGGGGCGCCGCCCGCGCCGGCCGCACCGGAGAACTGCTGGAACATGGCCTCGAACGGAGTTCCCTTGAACGGGTTGTCCGGCTCGTCGCTCATCGGAGGGCCTTCCTGTGCAGTGGGGCGTACAAGTCCAACGTACTGGTTACCGCGTACCGTTCCTCCCTAGGCGAACGTATTCGCGGGCTGTGACTTCGCCCGCAGCAGAAGTTCGGTACTCCGGGCTGCCACGCCCGTACTACGGGTGGCCGGCGGCTCACGTCGTACGCCGGCAGATTGCCGGGCTGAGGGTGAGGAAGAGGTATGACCGAGGCGATCAGGTTGCTCGACATCCGCGAGTCGGCGCTGTCCAGTGACGAGGTGCTGGCCGCGATCGCCGACCCGGCGGCCGGCGGGACCGCGCTGTTCATCGGCACCGTCCGCAACCACGACCACGACCGGCCCGTCGACGAGCTGACCTACGAGGCGCACCCCGAGGCGCTCAAGCACCTGCGCGACGTGGCCGAGCGGATCTGCGCGGACTCGGCGGTCATCGCGCTGGCGGCCGTCCACCGGACCGGTCCGCTCGAGATCGGCGACGCCGCGGTGATCGTCGGCGTCGCCGCCGCGCACCGCGATCTGGCCTTCGCGGCCTGCCGCCGGCTGATCGACGACCTCAAGGCCGAGGTTCCGATTTGGAAACACCAGCACTTCACCGATGGTGCGAGCGAGTGGGTCGGTACTTGCTGACCCGTACGCTGGGCGCATGAAGGTGGCCCGATGAAGGTCCTGGCGTGGCTGGCGTTCCCGCTGGTGACCACCGTGCTGGCGATGTGCTGGGCGGCTTGGCGTGGGCGCAGCCGCGGCCCGCGCCGCTCCGGTGGTGCCTTCGCGTCGGTGGAGGACTTCCGCCGCTTCAACGAGGCGGTGGCCGCACCCGGCCCGCTCGCCACTCCCGCACCGCGAGCAGGACTGCGCGGCCTCATCCACAAATTCAAGATCGCAGGGCAGGGTTCGTGACACGTCGTACCGCCACGCTGGTCACCTCGATCGTCGTGCTCGTCATCTCGCTCGGACTGGTGACCGTCTTCCCGGTGCCGTTCGTCTCGTTCAGCCCGGGGCCGGTGAAGAACACCCTCGGGCAGTCGAAGAGCAAGCCGGTGATCGAGATCACCGGCCACGAGACGTACCCGACCACCGGCGAGCTCGACCTCACCACGGTGTCGGTGACCTCGCCGGACCGTGACCTCACCCTGCCGCAGGCGATGCGCAACTGGCTCGACCCGCACCACGACCTGTTCCCGCGCGACATCATCTATCCGCCGGAGCAGAGCGCGGACGAGGTCGAGCAGCAGAACACCGCGGAGATGACCGGCTCGCAGGACAGTGCCGTCGCCGCCGCGCTGCAAGAGGTGCCGGTGCCGTTCCACCCGAAGGTCTCGACGGTGTCGAAGGGCAGCCCGGCCGACGGCAAGCTGAAGCCCGGCGACGTGGTGCTCAAGGTCGACGGCGTCGCCGTCAGCCAGGTCCCGCAGGTCGGTGAGCTGGTCCGGAAGAACAAGGTCGGCGAGAACGTCTCCTTCCTGATCCGCCGCGGTGGCGCCGAGCAGACCGTGGTGGTCAAGGCCGCCGCGACCCCGGGCGACGCGGGCCGGCCGATGGTCGGTATCACCATCGGTGTCGACTCCGCGGTGAAGGTCAGCGTGAACCTCGGCCAGGACATCGGCGGCCCGAGCGCCGGAACGGCGTTCGCGCTGGCCATCTACGACAAACTCACCCCGGGTCCGCTGCTGAACGGCAAGCACATCGCGGGGACCGGAACCATCGACGCCCTCGGCCAGGTCGGCGCGATCGGCGGCATCCAGCAGAAGATCGCCGGCGCCAAGGCCGCCGGCGCCACCGTCTTCCTGGTCCCGGAACCGAACTGCGCGGCCGCTCTGCACGCGGGCGTCAAGGACATCCGGCTGGTGAAGATCACCACCCTGCACGAGGCAATCGGCGCTTTGAAGGCACTGGCCAGTGGAACTGGAGACGTCCCGGCATGCACTCCGTAGGACCTGACGAAGAACCCCGCGACTCGACAGCAGGCGCCTTGAGTCAGGCGGTGATCGAGATCGAGAAGCACGTCAGCGGCGCGGGTTGGGACCAGCCGGCGCAGTTGTTCGCGCTGGTCCCGACCGAAGACCTGCTCCGCGCCGAACCGCAACTCGCGGCCCAGCTCGGCGCGGACGATGCCGCCCAGCCGCTCACCCCGGTGGCTCAGGGCGAACTGCCCGGTGGCATGGACGACGAGCACCTGGCCGAGGCGCTGGCTCAGATCGAGTGGCCGGACGGCGTCAGTGGCTGTGCCTTGGTCGTCGAGCGGATCGTCCTCCCCGCCTCGGTCGAATCCGGCCTGCCGGACGCCGAGTCCGACGCGGAACTGGCCCGGCTGGCCGGCAGCGACCCGCGCCGTCACGAGGTCCGGATGGTGGCCGGCGTACTGCGCGAAGGAGGCCGGTTCGGGGCCGTCCGGCTGCGCACCCATGACGAGGACAGCGCGGTACTCACCGGTGTCGACTTGGTCCCTACGCTGTGCGAAGTACTGTCATTGACATTCGAGCCTTCGACGGGCAGTGGTCCCGCTCGTGGCGCTGGGGTCGACGGCAGCAGTGACGACGAGGAGAACCGATCATGAGCGACGGCGTCTACGACATGCCGGAGGAGCCGCGTCGGTCCCGGCGAACGCCGGGCCAGCGGCCCCGGGCCCTGCTGCCCACGATCGCCACCCTGATCGTGCTGCTCATCCTGTTCAGCGTCTTCACCGACGTCTGGACCCAGCGGCTCTGGTACCGATCGGTCGATCTCGGTTCGGTGTTCAGCACCGTGCTGGGCACCCGGGTGCTGTTGTTCGTGATCGTCGGCCTGCTGATGGCGGTCGCCGTCGTCGCGAACGTCATCGTGGCCTTCCGGACCCGCCCGCGGGTCGCCCTCGCCCCGTCGCCGAGCCCAGGCTTCGAGCGGTACGGCGAACTCCTCCAGCAACGCGGAAAGATCGCCGTCGGAGTGCTCGCGACGCTGATGCTCGTCTTCGGCGGCTCGGCCGCGTCGGGGGAGTGGAAGGTCTTCCTCGCCTGGAAGAACCGGACCTCGTTCGGCGTCACGGACAAGCACTTCAACAAGGACATCTCGTTCTTCGTCTTCGACTACCCGTGGCTGCGCGTCCTGCTCGGCTTCGGCTACTCGATCGTCCTGCTGTCCCTGGTCGCCGCGATCATCACCCACTACCTGTACGGCGGGTTCCGCCCGTCCGCGAAGGGGCAGAAGGCCTCCGGCGCGGCCCAGGTGCAGTTCTCCGTACTGCTCGGTCTTCTCGTGCTGCTGAAGGCTTTCAGCTACTGGCTCGACCGGTTCGGCCAGACCACCGCGGACAGCAGGCTGTTCACCGGTATCTCCTACACGGGTGATCACGCGGTCCTGCCCAGCAAGGAGATTCTCGCGGTCATCGCCGTCCTGTGCGCCGGCCTGTTCTTCGCGAACGTGGTCCGCAAGACCTGGCTGCTGCCGGGCGTCGGCACCGTCGTACTGATTCTGTCGGCCATCCTGCTCGGCGCGTTGTGGCCGGCCTCGCTGCAGCAGCTCCGGGTGCGTCCGAGCGAGCCGGTGAAGGAAGCGCCGTACATCACGAAGAACATCGAGGCGACCCGGCAGGCGTACGGCCTGGAGAACACCAAGGTCATCAACTACGAGGCGAAGACGACGGCCCAGGCGGACCAGTTGGCGGCCGACGCCGAGGTACTGCCCGGCATCCGGCTGATCGACCCGACCGTGGTCGGCCCGACGTTCGAGCAGCTGCAGCAGGTCCGCGGCTTCTATTCGTTCCCGACCGACCTGGACGTCGACCGCTACAAGATCGGCAACCAGGTCCGCGACACCGTGATCGCGGTCCGCGAGGTGCAGGTCGACCGGTTGCCGGCCGGCCAGCGCAACTGGAACAACGACCACACCGTCTACACGCACGGGTTCGGCGTGGTGGCCGCCAACGGCAACCAGCGCGCCTCCGACGGTACGCCGGTGTGGTCCTCCAAGGACCTGCCGCCGACCGGCCAGCTCGGTGACTACGAACCGCGGATCTACTTCGGCGAGCAGTCCCCGGACTACTCGATCGTCGGCGGCTCGAAGAACGGGCAACCGGTCGAGCTGGACACCCCGGAGGGCAAGAACGGCGGCGACCCGACCCTGAACACGTACTCCGGCAAGGGCGGCGTACCGGTCGGCTCGTTCGGGAACCGGTTGCTCTACGCCACCAAGTTCCGCGACGCGAACATCCTGCTGTCCAGCCGGGTCACGCCGGAGTCGAAGATCCTGTACGACCGGACGCCGCGCGAGCGGGTCGAGAAGGCCGCCCCCTGGCTCACCCCGGACGGTGACCCGTACCCGGCCGTCGTCGACGGACAGGTGGTCTGGATCGTCGACGGCTACACTACCTCGGCGAACTACCCGTACTCCGAGAAGGTCGCGCTGGACGACAGCACCCGCGACACCACCACGGGCCGCGGCACGATCGCGCAGCAGCCGAGCGAGCAGATCAACTACATCCGCAACTCGGTGAAGGCGGTCGTGAACGCCTACGACGGGTCGGTCGAGCTGTACGCGTGGGATGAGAGCGACCCGGTGCTGAAGACCTGGATGAAGGCCTTCCCCGGCACGGTCAAGCCGCGCTCGGAGATCTCGCCGTCGCTGAAGTCGCACCTGCGCTACCCCGAGGACATGTTCAAGGTGCAGCGCGACCTGCTCGCCAAGTACCACGTGACCGACTCGACCACGTGGTACCAGAACAGCGATCTGTGGCGGGTGCCGGTCGACCCGACCCAGGGTGCGGCCTCGGCGGATTCCTCGCCGGTCTCCCAGCCGCCGTTCTACCTGTCGTTGCGGATGCCGGGTCAGACGGATCCGAAGTTCTCGCTGACCTCGGTCTACGTGCCGAACGCCGAGCGGGAGAACCTGACCGCGTTCATGGCGGTCGACTCGGAGGCTTCGTCGCCGGACTACGGCCAGTTCCGGATCCTTCGATTGCCCGGCAACGTGCAGATCCCCGGTCCGGGACAGGTGGCGAACAAGTTCCAGACCGACGACGCGATCAGAGCGGCGCTGTTGCCGATCAACCAGCCGAGCAGTGGCGCAAGGGCGCAGTACGGAAACTTGCTGACGTTGCCACTGGGCGGTGGTCTGCTCTACGTGCAGCCCGTCTATTCGGTGCGGACCAGTGGCGCCGGTAGCTATCCGGTACTGCGATACGTGCTCGTGAGCTTCGGCGATCGAGTGGCCTTCGGCGCGACTCTGCAGGAGGCTTTGACCAAGGTCTTCAATACCGAGGTCAACACCGGCGAGCCGGATCCGAACGGGACCAAGCCCGATAATCCGCCGGCGAACCCGACAGTCAAGCAGGCGCTCGCCGAGGCGCAGGCGGCTTGGGACAACGCGCAGGCGGCCCTCAAGCGCGGAGACCTGGCCGGCTACCAGAGTCAGGTCAACAAGATGAAGGCAGCGATCGACCGGGCGAACGCCGCGGTGACGCCGACGCCGACGCCGACCGGTACTCCTAGTGGCACGCCGACGACGCCGGCCACGCCGCCGACTAGTCCGCCGACGTCGCCGACCAGCTGATCGTTTCAGGCTCCCGAGCCCCGCACCGCTGTCCGGTGCGGGGCTCGGGTGCGTTTGTCCACAGGTCCGAAACCGGTCGCCGGAAGCGGCCTGGTTCGCGGCATCTTCTCAGGCAAGAAAGGACGCCTGCAGCAGGGCAGGCGCCGGTTCCGCCAAGGAGGCAGCCATGTCGCACCACTCCACCCCGGCCCGTACTACGAGGTCCCGCGCCTCGCGAGTGACCCGACGTATCGTCGGCAGCGGCCTGATCGGTGCCGCCACCGTAACCGCAGTGGTTGCGTCTCCGGCGTCAGCAGCCGGCCTGGATCCGCGGTCCGGCGTCCATCAGGCTCCTCCATCGACTCAGCAGAGGGCGTGCACCTTGGACGGATTCGTCATCGACCGGCTGCCCGGCGGCATCGGTTCGCCGAGCGACTTCGAGTACGAGTGGGAGGAGGTCGCCTTCCACAGCAGGGTTTGGGAGACCGGCCCGGACCCGGAAGGTGCCACCGTGGTGGACCTGACCGTGAAGACCATCAGGGGCATGAAGCTGACCGATCTCAGCGAGCTCCGCGACTTCCTGACCGAGTACCACGAGCAGGATCCCGACGAGTGGAAACTCACGCCGGTCAAGGTCGGCGAGTACGACGGGTATCTCGCGACGGACCACGTCTTCTACTTCGTCTCACCCGGTCTCGCGGCCGAGGTCTCGATCGACCGCTCCCGCTTCAGCGAGGACGACCTCCTGACGACAGCGGCCGGGTTCCACCCTGAGACTTCGTCCTCCTGACGGTCAGCCCTGCCGCTGCCCCGGCCACGGAGCAGCGGCAGGCCGGTCGGCCGGACCACGAGCCCGCGCTCACCGTGAACACTTGTACGCGGAGCGTTCTGGTTCAGGTCAGTACCCGAGCAGCCGGTGCAACCGGTGGAACGTCTGAACGAACCCGAGCCGCGGCCAAGCCCTCGAGCTCAACAGATTCGTCACCCGCCAATCCGTCACGACGCTGTCGTACCCGACCTCGGCCGCCCAGTTCAGCACCGCCTCGCCGACCGCTCGCCCGGCCCCGATCCCCCTGGCATCAGGGAAGACGGCCGCAAAGGCAAGGAACCCAGCATTGTCCGGCTGAGCCAGCCCAGCATGGGCACTCGACTTCTCCACCGAGCAACCGATCGACATACCGACAACCCGACCGTTGTGCTCGGCAACAAACGTCATGTACTCCGGATCGTCGATCGACTCTTCCCAGTCGGCCAGCGCCTCTTCCAGCGTGGGCACCTCCCC
This region includes:
- a CDS encoding UPF0182 family membrane protein, which encodes MSDGVYDMPEEPRRSRRTPGQRPRALLPTIATLIVLLILFSVFTDVWTQRLWYRSVDLGSVFSTVLGTRVLLFVIVGLLMAVAVVANVIVAFRTRPRVALAPSPSPGFERYGELLQQRGKIAVGVLATLMLVFGGSAASGEWKVFLAWKNRTSFGVTDKHFNKDISFFVFDYPWLRVLLGFGYSIVLLSLVAAIITHYLYGGFRPSAKGQKASGAAQVQFSVLLGLLVLLKAFSYWLDRFGQTTADSRLFTGISYTGDHAVLPSKEILAVIAVLCAGLFFANVVRKTWLLPGVGTVVLILSAILLGALWPASLQQLRVRPSEPVKEAPYITKNIEATRQAYGLENTKVINYEAKTTAQADQLAADAEVLPGIRLIDPTVVGPTFEQLQQVRGFYSFPTDLDVDRYKIGNQVRDTVIAVREVQVDRLPAGQRNWNNDHTVYTHGFGVVAANGNQRASDGTPVWSSKDLPPTGQLGDYEPRIYFGEQSPDYSIVGGSKNGQPVELDTPEGKNGGDPTLNTYSGKGGVPVGSFGNRLLYATKFRDANILLSSRVTPESKILYDRTPRERVEKAAPWLTPDGDPYPAVVDGQVVWIVDGYTTSANYPYSEKVALDDSTRDTTTGRGTIAQQPSEQINYIRNSVKAVVNAYDGSVELYAWDESDPVLKTWMKAFPGTVKPRSEISPSLKSHLRYPEDMFKVQRDLLAKYHVTDSTTWYQNSDLWRVPVDPTQGAASADSSPVSQPPFYLSLRMPGQTDPKFSLTSVYVPNAERENLTAFMAVDSEASSPDYGQFRILRLPGNVQIPGPGQVANKFQTDDAIRAALLPINQPSSGARAQYGNLLTLPLGGGLLYVQPVYSVRTSGAGSYPVLRYVLVSFGDRVAFGATLQEALTKVFNTEVNTGEPDPNGTKPDNPPANPTVKQALAEAQAAWDNAQAALKRGDLAGYQSQVNKMKAAIDRANAAVTPTPTPTGTPSGTPTTPATPPTSPPTSPTS